Proteins from one Nerophis lumbriciformis linkage group LG16, RoL_Nlum_v2.1, whole genome shotgun sequence genomic window:
- the rhbdd2 gene encoding rhomboid domain-containing protein 2 — MTSHLKAMLQVFRELVPVVTSGTFLIILTSCAVFGGVDYFRLAPGSLSVGSGVFLQGQVHRVLTYPFYHRSLGQLLLGICTMLFLGGGLENGVGTVRFLLACVLMSVVTGLLYAFLDVLRDGQAPTEGLVPTALACVALTTARTKTTKGFLCGVSVPAVVLPWVLVLITGVLVPHAVLPCSIVANLVGWTHGRGWFSLVDISESGAALVEKSAPFRLLRGVGVVLFVPASAEERRRTLLPQINPPPGSYPVQAYAPVSSATTLAAGSTDTMHEGWRNSPGAVVGPGHLPAGVLEESCEHSSHSHSHALLQL, encoded by the coding sequence ATGACGAGCCATTTAAAGGCGATGCTGCAAGTATTCCGAGAGTTGGTTCCGGTGGTGACGAGCGGGACGTTCCTCATCATCCTCACGTCGTGTGCTGTGTTCGGCGGCGTGGACTACTTCCGCTTGGCTCCAGGGAGCCTGAGTGTGGGCTCCGGTGTTTTCCTCCAGGGCCAAGTTCACAGAGTCCTCACCTACCCCTTCTACCACAGGAGCCTGGGCCAGCTGCTCCTCGGCATCTGCACCATGCTGTTCCTGGGTGGCGGTCTGGAGAACGGCGTGGGGACTGTCCGCTTCCTGTTGGCGTGCGTCCTGATGTCCGTCGTCACTGGCTTGCTGTACGCTTTCCTGGATGTGCTGCGGGACGGCCAGGCGCCCACGGAGGGCTTGGTGCCCACGGCCCTGGCCTGCGTGGCCCTCACCACCGCCCGCACTAAAACGACCAAAGGGTTCCTTTGTGGGGTCAGCGTCCCCGCCGTGGTCCTCCCGTGGGTGCTGGTCCTCATCACCGGCGTCCTCGTCCCTCACGCCGTGCTGCCATGCAGCATCGTGGCCAACCTGGTGGGATGGACCCACGGCAGGGGATGGTTCTCCCTGGTGGACATCTCCGAGTCCGGGGCGGCTCTCGTGGAGAAGAGCGCACCTTTCCGCCTGTTGAGGGGCGTTGGCGTGGTTTTGTTTGTGCCGGCTTCCGCGGAGGAGAGGAGGAGAACTCTGCTCCCGCAGATAAACCCGCCGCCGGGCTCCTACCCGGTGCAGGCCTACGCACCTGTGTCAAGCGCCACCACCTTGGCTGCTGGGAGCACAGACACCATGCATGAGGGGTGGAGGAACTCCCCCGGTGCTGTGGTCGGTCCAGGACATCTCCCAGCAGGCGTTCTAGAGGAAAGCTGCGAACACAGCAGTCACTCTCATAGTCACGCTCTTCTTCAGTTatag
- the LOC133617158 gene encoding OCIA domain-containing protein 1-like → MDNMSSTTAGFDEEMQQQGAQVSPTQIPNLRTYIPTEEERRVMKECRTESLIYRELPLAAVGAAVGHALVVKGFLSASPKVGSLHKVAFGALFGFMWGLVSYIPTCQEKIKKLDNSPLAMVLRRQPSESEMSDPDAPSFDAMFQPAEDTNQTPQRGYPRRSVDFNAPVQTDMEGDVPKRKATLYEDLRLKNRENYEVMQAQKTETPLKAPPEKEWERPTKNVKTNSYGDTWEE, encoded by the exons ATGGACAACATGTCTTCTACTACTGCGGGTTTCGACGAGGAGATGCAGCAGCAAGGCGCACAG GTCTCTCCCACTCAGATACCCAACCTCAGGACCTACATCCCCACGGAGGAGGAGAGGAGGGTGATGAAAGAATGTCGTACGGAGAGTTTAATTTACCGAG AGTTGCCCCTTGCTGCGGTGGGCGCTGCCGTGGGTCATGCCCTTGTTGTCAAAG GGTTTCTCTCTGCATCTCCGAAGGTTGGATCTTTACACAAAGTGGcct ttgGGGCCCTTTTTGGCTTCATGTGGGGGCTGGTCTCCTACATCCCGACGTGTCAGGAGAAGATCAAGAAGTTGGACAACTCTCCGTTAGCGATGGTTTTGAGACGGCAGCC TTCTGAGTCAGAGATGAGCGACCCCGACGCCCCCAGCTTTGACGCCATGTTCCAGCCAGCAGAAGACACCAATCAGACACCACAGCGAGGATATCCAAGAAGGAGTGTGGACTTTAACGCGCCAG TCCAGACTGACATGGAGGGCGACGTCCCCAAGAGGAAGGCCACCCTCTATGAAGACCTGCGGCTCAAAAACCGAGAGAACTACGAGGTGATGCAGGCTCAAAAGACGGAGACGCCCCTTAAAGCCCCGCCTGAGAAGGAGTGGGAAAGACCGACCAAGAACG TGAAGACAAACAGCTACGGAGACACCTGGGAAGAATGA
- the slc34a2a gene encoding solute carrier family 34 member 2a produces MDALKIPEAAQQKENNESKEQKGSPAHSTLALMDGEPEEEDPWDLPELQDTGVPWSALDCQAKVLRVLVSLVKLLVLLGLLYMFICSLDILSSAFQLVGGKAAGDIFQDNAVLSNPLAGLVIGVLVTLLVQSSSTSSSIVVSMVSSGLLTVQLAVPIIMGTNIGTSVTNTLVAMTQAGDRSVFRRAFAGATVHDFFNWLSVLVLLPLEVATGYLYEVTKIIIDSFQIQSGEPPELLNVITDPLTDAIIELDKSVLSEIATGDPAARNKSLIKKWCQTFTNMSTVNVTFPGPENCTSPSACWSEGNMTVMLKNISTTYGVKKCEHLFVDVQLSDLAVGLILLALSLLVLCSCLLLIVKLLNSMLKGQVASIIKKILNTNFPFPFGWVTGYIAILVGAGMTFIVQSSSVFTSAITPLVGIGVISIQRAYPLSLGSNIGTTTTAILAAMASPGETLDNALQIALVHFLFNISGIILWYPIPFTRLPIRLAKALGNITASYRWFAGVYILFCFFILPLLVFSLSLAGWPVLVGVACPLLALLLAVLVVNALQKRKPGCLPACLRTWDFLPLWAHSLEPWDRLVGVVAAKCCCCCKCCQADDGGGAAREHPLAYDNPAMCGEKVEEGDVSVLKMTKL; encoded by the exons ATGGATGCACTAAAGATACCTGAG GCTGCGCAGCAAAAAGAAAATAATGAAAGCAAAG AGCAGAAGGGGAGTCCTGCACACTCCACCCTGGCTCTGATGGACGGGGAGCCAGAAGAAGAAGACCCCTGGGACCTTCCCGAGCTGCAGGACACGGGGGTGCCGTGGTCAG CGCTGGACTGCCAGGCGAAGGTGCTGAGGGTGCTGGTGTCCCTGGTGAAGCTGCTGGTGCTGCTGGGCCTGCTCTACATGTTCATCTGCTCTCTGGACATCCTCAGCTCCGCCTTCCAGCTTGTGGGAG GCAAAGCGGCGGGGGACATTTTCCAGGACAACGCGGTCTTGTCCAACCCTCTGGCTGGTCTGGTCATCGGCGTCCTGGTGACTCTGCTGGTCCAGAGCTCGTCCACCTCGTCCTCCATCGTGGTCAGCATGGTCTCCTCCGGGC TGCTGACGGTGCAGCTGGCAGTGCCCATCATCATGGGCACCAACATCGGCACCTCGGTCACCAACACACTGGTTGCCATGACGCAGGCCGGGGACCGCAGCGTCTTCCGCAG GGCCTTCGCGGGCGCCACGGTGCACGACTTCTTCAACTGGCTGTCGGTGCTGGTGCTGCTGCCCCTGGAGGTGGCCACCGGGTACTTGTACGAGGTCACCAAGATCATTATCGACTCCTTCCAAATCCAGAGCGGCGAGCCCCCCGAGCTGTTGAACGTCATCACGGACCCCCTCACAGACGCCATCATTGAG CTGGACAAGTCTGTCTTAAGTGAAATAGCCACCGGGGACCCGGCAGCGCGGAACAAGAGTCTGATCAAGAAGTGGTGCCAGACCTTCACCAACATG AGCACAGTCAACGTGACCTTCCCCGGGCCTGAGAACTGCACCTCTCCCTCCGCCTGCTGGTCCGAGGGCAACATGACCGTCATGCTGAAGAACATCTCCACGACGTACGGCGTCAAGAAGT GTGAGCACCTGTTTGTGGACGTGCAGCTGTCCGACCTGGCCGTGGGTCTGATCCTTCTGGCGCTTTCTCTGCTGGTGCTCTGCTCCTGCCTGCTGCTCATCGTCAAGCTGCTCAACTCCATGCTCAAGGGTCAAGTGGCGTCAATCATCAAGAAGATCCTCAACACAA atTTCCCCTTCCCGTTCGGGTGGGTCACAGGTTACATCGCCATCTTAGTCGGAGCCGGAATGACATTCATCGTGCAGAGCAGCTCGGTTTTTACCTCCGCTATCACTCCACTTGTTG GCATCGGCGTGATCAGCATCCAGAGGGCCTACCCGCTGTCCCTGGGCTCCAACATCGGCACCACCACCACCGCCATCCTGGCAGCCATGGCCAGCCCGGGAGAAACTCTGGACAACGCCCTGCAG ATCGCTCTGGTGCACTTCCTGTTCAACATCTCCGGCATCATCCTGTGGTACCCCATCCCCTTCACCCGCCTGCCCATCCGCCTGGCCAAGGCCTTGGGCAACATCACCGCCTCCTACCGCTGGTTCGCCGGCGTCTACATCCTGTTCTGCTTCTTCATCCTGCCGCTCCTGGTCTTCagtctgtcgctggccggctggCCGGTACTGGTGGGCGTGGCCTGTCCGCTGCTGGCGCTGCTGCTGGCCGTGCTGGTGGTCAACGCGCTGCAGAAAAGGAAGCCCGGGTGTCTGCCCGCCTGCCTGCGGACCTGGGACTTCCTCCCGCTCTGGGCGCACTCACTGGAGCCCTGGGACCGGCTGGTGGGCGTGGTCGCCGCCaaatgctgctgctgctgcaaatGCTGCCAAGCCGACGACGGCGGCGGCGCCGCGCGGGAGCACCCGCTGGCGTACGATAACCCCGCCATGTGTGGCGAGAAAGTGGAAGAAGGCGACGTGAGCGTTCTGAAAATGACCAAACTTTGA